A window from Symbiopectobacterium purcellii encodes these proteins:
- the yieH gene encoding 6-phosphogluconate phosphatase, giving the protein MSSIDCVFFDCDGTLVDSEVICCQAYVNIFIPYGLQLSLEEVIKTYKGVKLYDIIDRVSAQHGLTVVPETLEKHFRAEIARLFEESLQPIDGIPELLAAITVPMGVVSNGPVSKMHHSLGLTGLREHFADRLYSGYDLKKWKPDPAVIYHAAQQMQVNLENCLLVEDSFSGVEAGIAAGIPVYYYCADPHNPPIDHPLVTTFHNMGNLPQLWREKGWNITA; this is encoded by the coding sequence ATGTCTTCGATTGATTGTGTTTTTTTCGATTGTGATGGCACGCTGGTCGACAGCGAAGTGATTTGTTGCCAGGCCTATGTGAATATTTTTATTCCGTATGGCTTACAGTTGTCGCTTGAAGAGGTCATCAAGACCTACAAAGGCGTCAAGCTCTACGACATTATCGACCGTGTAAGTGCACAACATGGCCTGACGGTGGTGCCTGAAACGCTGGAAAAACACTTCCGTGCAGAGATCGCCCGGCTGTTTGAAGAATCTCTGCAACCTATTGACGGCATTCCAGAACTGCTTGCCGCAATTACCGTACCAATGGGCGTGGTGTCGAACGGTCCGGTCAGCAAAATGCACCACTCGCTCGGATTAACCGGGCTGCGTGAGCATTTCGCCGATCGCCTGTATAGCGGTTACGATTTGAAAAAATGGAAACCCGATCCTGCCGTTATTTATCACGCCGCTCAGCAGATGCAGGTCAATCTGGAGAACTGCCTGCTAGTGGAAGATTCGTTTTCAGGCGTGGAAGCGGGTATCGCGGCGGGCATTCCGGTGTACTACTACTGCGCCGACCCGCACAATCCGCCCATCGATCACCCGCTGGTCACCACCTTCCACAACATGGGTAACTTACCGCAACTGTGGCGCGAAAAAGGCTGGAACATCACCGCCTGA
- a CDS encoding NCS2 family permease, whose product MKTSQPELAGEQGLLERVFKLRQHGTTARTETIAGFTTFLTMVYIVFVNPQILGVAGMDTQAVFVTTCLIAAFGSILMGLVANLPVALAPAMGLNAFFAFVVVGAMGISWQVAMGAIFWGAVGFLILTLFQIRYWMIANIPISLRLGIASGIGLFIGMMGLKNAGIIVANPETLVTIGNLTSHSVLLGALGFFIIAVLASRNIHAAVLISIVVTTFIGLLLGDVKFSGVFSMPPSVTSVVGQVDLAGSLNLALSGVIFSFMLVNLFDSSGTLIGVTDKAGLVDARGKFPRMKQALYVDSISSVAGSFIGTSSVTAYIESSSGVSVGGRTGLTAVVVGLLFLLVIFLSPLASMVPAYAAAGALIYVGVLMTSSLARVKWDDLTEAVPAFITAVMMPFSFSITEGIALGFISYVVMKAATGRWREISPCVVVVAALFLLKFIFIDAH is encoded by the coding sequence ATGAAAACATCACAACCTGAGCTTGCGGGAGAGCAAGGCTTATTGGAGCGCGTATTCAAACTGCGCCAACATGGCACTACGGCGCGTACGGAAACGATTGCTGGGTTCACGACCTTTCTTACCATGGTGTATATCGTTTTCGTAAACCCGCAGATTCTGGGTGTTGCGGGCATGGATACTCAAGCGGTATTTGTGACCACCTGTCTGATTGCCGCGTTTGGCAGTATTTTGATGGGACTGGTGGCTAACCTGCCGGTTGCATTGGCTCCCGCCATGGGGCTGAATGCTTTTTTTGCGTTCGTCGTCGTCGGCGCCATGGGGATTTCCTGGCAGGTCGCGATGGGGGCTATCTTTTGGGGCGCAGTCGGCTTTTTGATACTGACCCTGTTCCAAATTCGCTACTGGATGATCGCTAACATTCCGATCAGCTTGCGTTTAGGGATTGCCAGCGGTATCGGTTTGTTTATCGGCATGATGGGCCTGAAAAACGCCGGTATCATTGTTGCTAACCCGGAAACGCTGGTGACCATCGGCAATCTGACGTCTCATAGCGTTCTGCTGGGTGCGCTGGGGTTCTTTATCATTGCGGTACTGGCCTCACGTAACATTCACGCCGCTGTGCTGATTTCCATTGTGGTGACCACGTTTATTGGCCTGTTGCTGGGTGATGTGAAATTTTCTGGCGTGTTTTCTATGCCGCCAAGCGTCACGTCCGTGGTTGGTCAGGTCGATCTGGCGGGATCGCTGAATTTGGCGCTTTCCGGCGTGATTTTCTCCTTTATGTTGGTCAACCTGTTCGATTCCTCCGGCACCCTGATTGGTGTGACGGATAAAGCCGGGCTCGTCGACGCACGCGGTAAATTCCCGCGTATGAAGCAGGCGCTTTACGTTGATAGCATTAGCTCGGTGGCCGGTTCCTTTATCGGGACCTCCTCCGTGACCGCGTATATCGAAAGTTCTTCCGGTGTTTCAGTTGGTGGGCGCACTGGGCTGACGGCGGTTGTGGTTGGTCTTCTGTTCCTGCTGGTGATTTTCCTCTCTCCATTGGCCAGTATGGTGCCTGCTTATGCGGCGGCTGGCGCGCTGATTTATGTCGGGGTGTTGATGACCTCAAGCCTGGCGCGCGTGAAATGGGACGATCTTACCGAAGCGGTGCCTGCGTTTATTACTGCGGTAATGATGCCGTTTAGCTTCTCCATCACGGAAGGGATTGCCCTGGGCTTTATCTCCTATGTGGTGATGAAAGCAGCGACTGGACGCTGGCGTGAAATCAGCCCTTGTGTGGTGGTGGTTGCTGCGCTGTTCCTGCTGAAGTTTATCTTTATCGACGCGCATTAA
- a CDS encoding 4'-phosphopantetheinyl transferase family protein, protein MTCHFVKWTGTEALPDLQRLPDALIAAAQELPAWRRERYLKSRALLAEMMFYFFGYPVLPAITLSPDEWPHFIDPYLPDFSLAYAGNTLAILLSEEGKVGIDIEIVHLRPAHVASIHTQTKTPAETAWINAQSDPLEAATQLCTLRQAITKISDPELSHGDNLRLHPASGRLRSTYFPSLEAISDIDGYLAWACARTPTINHLMTWRYQGNGVMHKTGEIIQQQRQSRSYIKLTSHVTEKVPSA, encoded by the coding sequence ATGACCTGCCATTTTGTCAAGTGGACCGGCACGGAGGCATTACCCGATCTACAACGCTTGCCCGATGCACTGATCGCCGCCGCGCAGGAGCTTCCTGCCTGGCGGCGTGAGCGCTACTTAAAGAGCCGAGCACTGCTGGCTGAGATGATGTTCTATTTTTTCGGCTATCCAGTATTACCTGCCATAACGCTTTCACCGGATGAATGGCCTCATTTCATCGATCCCTATCTTCCTGATTTCAGCCTGGCCTATGCGGGCAATACGCTGGCAATACTGCTTAGCGAAGAGGGGAAAGTGGGGATTGATATCGAGATTGTCCATCTGCGCCCCGCCCATGTCGCATCGATCCATACACAGACGAAAACGCCAGCAGAAACCGCCTGGATCAACGCCCAAAGCGATCCCTTAGAGGCGGCCACACAGCTCTGTACCCTCCGACAAGCCATCACGAAAATATCGGACCCTGAGCTTAGCCATGGCGATAACCTGCGGCTGCACCCTGCCTCCGGTCGATTACGCTCAACCTACTTCCCCTCACTGGAAGCCATCAGTGATATCGATGGCTATCTGGCTTGGGCCTGCGCGCGGACGCCGACCATAAACCATTTAATGACCTGGCGTTATCAGGGGAACGGCGTGATGCATAAAACCGGTGAGATAATCCAGCAGCAACGACAATCGCGCAGTTACATCAAGCTCACCAGCCACGTCACAGAGAAAGTCCCTTCAGCGTGA